A region of Pyxidicoccus parkwaysis DNA encodes the following proteins:
- a CDS encoding nucleotide exchange factor GrpE, with the protein MDGKPRTDANPEAQQAQTANGGGSGPASGEPSSSQQPPQGAAAEASAPKADPEKERLAAELDATRKKYDQLARAYQDVNRDREEFKQRITRERERMLDVERGNVATTLLEAIDELDRCLTVGGQDTSPLAQGVRMIRDALLAKVQGTGIERINVVGQTFDPNVAEASDMEITTSPDEDQRVVAEVRAGYRLKDRIIRPARVKVAKYVAPAQA; encoded by the coding sequence ATGGACGGCAAGCCCCGCACCGACGCAAACCCCGAAGCCCAGCAGGCCCAGACCGCCAACGGCGGAGGGTCCGGTCCGGCCTCAGGGGAGCCTTCTTCCTCGCAGCAGCCGCCCCAGGGCGCCGCCGCCGAGGCCTCGGCTCCGAAGGCCGACCCGGAGAAGGAGCGGTTGGCCGCGGAGCTGGACGCCACCCGGAAGAAGTATGACCAGCTCGCCCGCGCCTACCAGGACGTCAACCGGGACCGCGAGGAGTTCAAGCAGCGGATCACCCGCGAGCGTGAGCGGATGCTGGATGTGGAGCGCGGCAACGTGGCCACCACGCTGCTGGAGGCCATCGACGAGCTGGACCGCTGCCTGACGGTGGGCGGCCAGGACACGTCCCCGCTGGCGCAGGGCGTGCGGATGATTCGCGACGCGCTCTTGGCCAAGGTGCAGGGCACCGGCATCGAGCGCATCAACGTGGTGGGGCAGACGTTCGACCCCAACGTGGCCGAGGCCTCGGACATGGAAATCACCACCTCGCCGGACGAGGACCAGCGCGTCGTCGCCGAGGTGCGCGCCGGCTACCGGCTGAAGGACCGCATCATCCGCCCCGCCCGGGTCAAGGTGGCCAAGTACGTGGCCCCGGCCCAGGCCTGA
- a CDS encoding RNA polymerase sigma factor region1.1 domain-containing protein yields the protein MENRIGKSYVARKTLFAKGLKEGRLTVQEIEEALPAGTLTAAERWLLYYSLRAAQVEIIDEVTGQVDHGFMAEAPHAPQEH from the coding sequence GTGGAGAACAGGATCGGCAAGAGCTACGTGGCCCGGAAGACCCTATTCGCGAAGGGGCTGAAGGAGGGGCGGCTCACCGTTCAGGAAATCGAGGAAGCGCTGCCGGCGGGGACCCTGACGGCGGCGGAGCGGTGGCTCCTCTACTACTCCCTGCGCGCCGCGCAGGTGGAAATCATCGACGAAGTGACGGGCCAGGTGGACCACGGCTTCATGGCCGAGGCCCCCCACGCGCCACAGGAGCACTAG
- a CDS encoding (deoxy)nucleoside triphosphate pyrophosphohydrolase, with amino-acid sequence MARRHVRVVGAMLQNDGGRYLITQRPPSASLPLLWEFPGGRVEEGEDDATALAREILEEMGVAVHVLEQAMHTRHEYPTYDIDFRVFHCRMAEPERNIRHLRVHDHRWVTLEEMAGYRFPDADAKTLAKLLDLDS; translated from the coding sequence ATGGCCCGTCGCCACGTCCGCGTCGTCGGTGCAATGCTCCAGAACGACGGGGGGCGCTACCTCATCACCCAGCGCCCTCCCTCCGCTTCGCTGCCCCTGCTCTGGGAGTTCCCCGGTGGGCGCGTGGAGGAGGGCGAGGACGACGCCACCGCGCTCGCCCGGGAGATTCTGGAGGAGATGGGCGTGGCTGTGCACGTGCTCGAGCAGGCCATGCACACCCGCCACGAGTACCCGACGTACGACATCGACTTCCGCGTCTTCCATTGCCGGATGGCCGAGCCCGAGCGGAACATCCGCCACCTGCGCGTGCATGACCACCGCTGGGTGACGCTGGAGGAGATGGCGGGCTACCGCTTCCCGGACGCCGACGCCAAGACGCTGGCGAAGCTGCTCGATCTGGACTCCTGA
- a CDS encoding helix-turn-helix domain-containing protein has protein sequence MTDGPDGVMLGAMNTSRREKAEVLGAALKAARQQAGLGMEEVAERLEIPVEVLARVERGVMVPTISTLTRLCVILKLDPDTLPDLPEMSD, from the coding sequence ATGACGGACGGACCGGATGGCGTCATGCTCGGGGCCATGAACACGAGTCGGAGGGAAAAGGCCGAGGTGCTCGGCGCGGCACTGAAGGCCGCCCGCCAGCAGGCGGGGCTCGGCATGGAGGAGGTCGCCGAGCGGCTGGAGATTCCCGTGGAAGTCCTCGCGCGCGTGGAGCGGGGCGTCATGGTGCCCACCATCTCCACGCTGACGCGGCTGTGCGTGATTCTGAAGCTGGACCCGGACACGCTGCCCGACCTGCCGGAGATGTCGGACTGA
- a CDS encoding DUF6066 family protein → MSRFLVAAVSLLLPALALADVDARFAKLRDESEPLGGLGAFLEKYIGACEGAFVDPQCKSQAEAFRKKYQGKRLYMIVTEDDATMLSPGPYSPGTGEYTINITPFFPGGRYALTHGAPKKTDANGNPVLPYLTVTGTVPEGWNMQMFGRLFSMRGVRAQVVFTPQGVWNLPKKGGGKNFGVTARIEGILVSEGRTGQQLGLWLNGKDANAGR, encoded by the coding sequence GTGAGCCGCTTCCTCGTCGCCGCCGTCTCCCTCCTCCTTCCCGCGCTGGCCCTGGCCGACGTGGACGCCCGCTTCGCGAAGCTGCGCGACGAGTCCGAGCCCCTGGGCGGGCTGGGGGCCTTCCTGGAGAAGTACATCGGTGCGTGTGAGGGGGCCTTCGTGGACCCGCAGTGCAAGTCGCAGGCGGAGGCGTTCCGGAAGAAGTACCAGGGCAAGCGCCTCTACATGATTGTCACCGAGGACGACGCCACCATGCTGTCCCCGGGGCCGTACTCGCCGGGCACGGGCGAGTACACCATCAACATCACCCCGTTCTTCCCCGGTGGCCGCTACGCGCTCACCCACGGCGCGCCGAAGAAGACGGACGCCAACGGCAACCCGGTGCTGCCCTACCTCACCGTGACTGGCACCGTGCCGGAGGGGTGGAACATGCAGATGTTCGGCCGCCTCTTCTCCATGCGCGGCGTACGCGCGCAGGTGGTCTTCACGCCGCAGGGTGTGTGGAACCTGCCCAAGAAGGGCGGCGGGAAGAACTTCGGCGTCACCGCCCGGATTGAGGGCATCCTCGTCAGCGAGGGCCGCACCGGCCAGCAGCTCGGCCTGTGGCTCAACGGCAAGGACGCCAACGCGGGCAGGTAG
- the ftsH gene encoding ATP-dependent zinc metalloprotease FtsH, translating to MKPQDLPPGMGPRGKKTDKPTPTPGRGFKIGSPLGYILLLVLGFLLFRNVFQDAGVRRVSYSQFRDAVEAGNFSRVQISNEWVKGFLKDTAAAQPPPSSTGDRALRSEPSALPWMAYRVPGDDGLIPLLQEKGIQYEAVPQSGLGEALWIWLVPLGLFIFFWSFMMRRMAGGIGQGPQSVMSFGKTRAKVQAEADTGVGFKDVAGVDEAVDELREIVEFLKTPEKFRRLGGRIPKGVLLVGPPGTGKTLLARAVAGEAGVPFFSLSGSEFVEMFVGVGAARVRDLFAQATAKAPCIIFIDELDAIGKSRNAGVAGGHDEREQTLNQLLAEMDGFDSRAGLIILAATNRPEILDSALLRPGRFDRQVLVDRPDKRGRERVLEIHSRGVKLGPDVDLKSIASRTPGFAGADLANVVNEAALLAARRNRDAVMRADFEEAIERVVAGLEKKNRRMNEREKEIVAHHEAGHAVVGWMMPYAERVTKVSIIPRGLAALGYTMSLPLEDRYLMSLDELRDKMAGMMGGRAAEEIFIGEISTGASNDIRQATEMARMMVRDYGMSSLGPVALSAEHGPGFLRSAGLPESRSYSEQTARMIDEEVRKLVSEALDRARLVLTEHKDKVQAVAARLLATEVIEEDAMTVILGPKVVAQRGLLHPEARAVISAHPVGVGEAEEPAPPTQHASANKPPLDS from the coding sequence ATGAAGCCACAGGATTTGCCGCCGGGTATGGGCCCGCGCGGAAAGAAGACAGACAAGCCGACACCGACTCCGGGACGAGGATTCAAGATCGGCTCGCCGCTGGGCTACATCTTGCTGCTGGTCCTGGGCTTCCTGCTGTTCCGCAACGTCTTCCAGGACGCGGGCGTGCGGCGTGTGAGCTACAGCCAGTTCCGCGATGCGGTGGAGGCCGGCAACTTCAGCCGCGTCCAGATTTCCAACGAGTGGGTGAAGGGCTTCCTCAAGGACACGGCCGCGGCCCAGCCGCCTCCGTCCTCGACGGGGGACCGCGCGCTGCGCAGCGAGCCCAGTGCCCTGCCGTGGATGGCCTACCGCGTCCCCGGTGACGATGGCCTCATCCCGCTCCTGCAGGAGAAGGGCATCCAGTACGAGGCGGTGCCGCAGTCCGGCCTCGGCGAGGCGCTGTGGATATGGCTGGTGCCCCTGGGCCTCTTCATCTTCTTCTGGAGCTTCATGATGCGCAGGATGGCCGGCGGCATCGGCCAGGGCCCGCAGAGCGTCATGAGCTTCGGGAAGACGCGCGCCAAGGTACAGGCCGAGGCCGACACCGGCGTGGGCTTCAAGGACGTGGCCGGCGTCGACGAGGCGGTGGACGAGCTGCGCGAAATCGTCGAGTTCCTCAAGACGCCGGAGAAGTTCCGCCGCCTCGGTGGCCGGATTCCGAAGGGCGTGCTGCTCGTGGGCCCGCCGGGCACCGGCAAGACGCTGCTGGCGCGCGCGGTGGCGGGCGAGGCGGGCGTGCCCTTCTTCAGCCTCTCCGGCTCCGAGTTCGTGGAGATGTTCGTCGGCGTGGGCGCCGCCCGCGTGCGTGACCTGTTCGCACAGGCGACCGCCAAGGCCCCGTGCATCATCTTCATCGACGAGCTGGACGCCATCGGCAAGAGCCGCAACGCGGGCGTGGCCGGCGGCCATGACGAGCGCGAGCAGACGCTCAACCAGCTCCTCGCGGAGATGGACGGCTTCGACAGCCGCGCGGGCCTCATCATCCTCGCGGCCACCAACCGTCCCGAAATCCTGGACAGCGCGCTGCTGCGTCCGGGCCGCTTCGACCGGCAGGTGCTGGTGGACCGGCCGGACAAGCGGGGCCGCGAGCGCGTGCTGGAAATCCACTCGCGCGGCGTGAAGCTGGGGCCGGACGTGGACCTCAAGTCCATTGCCTCGCGCACGCCGGGCTTCGCGGGCGCGGACCTGGCCAACGTCGTCAATGAGGCCGCGCTGCTGGCCGCGCGCCGCAACCGCGACGCGGTGATGCGAGCGGACTTCGAGGAGGCCATCGAGCGCGTCGTCGCGGGCCTGGAGAAGAAGAACCGCCGCATGAACGAGCGCGAGAAGGAAATCGTCGCGCACCACGAGGCGGGCCACGCGGTGGTGGGCTGGATGATGCCGTATGCCGAGCGGGTGACGAAGGTGTCCATCATCCCCCGCGGCCTCGCGGCGCTGGGCTACACCATGTCGCTGCCGCTGGAGGACCGCTACCTCATGTCGCTGGACGAGTTGCGCGACAAGATGGCGGGCATGATGGGCGGCCGCGCGGCGGAGGAGATCTTCATCGGCGAGATTTCCACCGGCGCCTCCAACGACATCCGCCAGGCCACGGAGATGGCCCGGATGATGGTGCGCGACTACGGCATGAGCAGCCTGGGCCCCGTGGCGCTCAGCGCCGAGCACGGGCCGGGCTTCCTGCGCTCCGCGGGCCTTCCCGAGTCGCGCAGCTACTCGGAGCAGACGGCGCGGATGATTGACGAGGAGGTCCGCAAGCTCGTCAGCGAGGCGCTCGACAGGGCGCGCCTGGTGCTCACCGAGCACAAGGACAAGGTGCAGGCCGTGGCGGCCCGGCTGTTGGCCACGGAGGTCATCGAGGAGGACGCGATGACGGTCATCCTCGGCCCCAAGGTGGTGGCCCAGCGCGGGCTGCTGCACCCGGAGGCGCGCGCGGTGATTTCCGCGCACCCCGTGGGCGTGGGGGAGGCCGAGGAGCCGGCGCCTCCCACTCAGCACGCCAGCGCCAACAAGCCGCCGCTGGACTCGTAG
- a CDS encoding trypsin-like peptidase domain-containing protein, producing the protein MARRISCPSVLSRILPVLLVLALAPAARADEGLLDSWLQARVREHTAWYAAQAAGEGRSGALGLWRERAPGDKGLHDFVPPTSLAPLIRAVEAGVVNITTVALRDSGLGGMKKATGSGFVLTPDGLVVTNNHVVAGARQIAVRLSDGREFAAEVVGRDASTDVALLRLSGEGLGNLPALYLGDSDKLEVGDWVVAIGNPFGLDHSVAHGMISAKERILGVGQFDDFIQTDALINPGNSGGPLFNMKGEVVGVTTAIISQGQGIGFAVPINLVKDLLPNLRENGKLERGWLGVAINDDGTDGERRALVVKDVYKDSPAATAGVRPGDRVVAVNGRAIGSYLQLLRKVALLAPGTEARLTLVRAGATKEVTARLIARPAKEATEGLNQRASSEHDLGMTLVDLTPEVAAPMGAEAWSGALVASVTSRSPADEAGLRTGDVVTEVNRRRVKDAAGVSAALAKGSAGASILLRVKRGDTLQYLAIAR; encoded by the coding sequence ATGGCTCGCCGTATAAGCTGCCCCTCCGTGCTCTCCCGAATCCTTCCCGTCCTCCTCGTGCTGGCGCTCGCCCCCGCGGCGCGCGCCGACGAGGGTCTGCTCGACTCCTGGCTCCAGGCGCGGGTGCGTGAGCACACCGCCTGGTACGCCGCCCAGGCCGCGGGGGAGGGCCGCTCCGGTGCCCTGGGGCTGTGGCGCGAGCGAGCCCCGGGGGACAAGGGCCTCCACGACTTCGTGCCTCCCACGTCGCTGGCCCCGCTCATCCGCGCGGTGGAGGCGGGCGTGGTCAACATCACCACGGTGGCCTTGCGCGACAGCGGCCTGGGGGGGATGAAGAAGGCCACCGGCTCCGGCTTCGTGCTGACGCCGGACGGGCTCGTCGTCACCAACAACCACGTGGTGGCCGGGGCGCGGCAGATTGCGGTGCGCCTGTCGGACGGGCGCGAGTTCGCCGCCGAGGTGGTGGGCCGCGACGCCTCCACGGACGTGGCGCTGCTGCGGCTGTCCGGAGAAGGCCTGGGCAACCTGCCGGCGCTGTACCTGGGGGACTCGGACAAGCTGGAGGTGGGGGACTGGGTGGTGGCCATCGGCAACCCGTTCGGCCTGGACCACTCGGTGGCGCACGGGATGATTTCCGCCAAGGAGCGCATCCTCGGCGTGGGCCAGTTCGACGACTTCATCCAGACGGACGCGCTCATCAACCCCGGCAACTCCGGCGGGCCGCTCTTCAACATGAAGGGCGAGGTGGTGGGCGTGACGACGGCCATCATCAGCCAGGGGCAGGGCATCGGCTTCGCGGTGCCCATCAACCTGGTGAAGGATTTGCTGCCCAACCTGCGGGAGAACGGGAAGCTGGAGCGCGGCTGGCTGGGCGTGGCCATCAACGACGACGGCACCGACGGCGAGCGGCGCGCCCTGGTGGTGAAGGACGTCTACAAGGACAGCCCGGCCGCCACCGCGGGCGTCCGCCCCGGAGACCGGGTGGTGGCGGTGAACGGGCGCGCCATCGGCTCGTACCTGCAGCTGCTGCGCAAGGTGGCGCTGCTGGCGCCGGGGACCGAGGCGCGGCTGACGCTGGTGCGCGCGGGGGCGACGAAGGAAGTCACGGCGCGGCTCATCGCGAGGCCTGCCAAGGAGGCCACGGAGGGACTCAACCAGCGCGCCTCCAGCGAGCACGATTTGGGGATGACGCTGGTGGACCTCACGCCCGAGGTGGCCGCGCCCATGGGAGCGGAGGCCTGGTCCGGGGCGCTGGTGGCCAGCGTCACGTCGCGCAGCCCGGCGGACGAGGCCGGCCTGCGCACGGGCGACGTGGTGACGGAGGTGAACCGGCGCCGGGTGAAGGACGCGGCCGGCGTGAGCGCGGCGCTCGCGAAGGGCAGCGCCGGGGCCAGCATCCTCCTGCGGGTGAAGCGGGGCGACACGCTCCAGTACCTGGCCATCGCCCGGTGA
- a CDS encoding PilZ domain-containing protein → MFERPHERRSHLRFDKVFTVYLTTQDGMMRGVGRNISARGMFVEVRDSVGLGEKLKVTFAGEDGTEMTCLCEVRYQVALAFGRKDGREGSSRGVGLRIVAYETQDDAPLLLVDRERVMH, encoded by the coding sequence GTGTTCGAGCGTCCGCATGAGCGCCGCAGCCACCTTCGCTTCGACAAGGTCTTCACCGTGTACCTCACCACTCAGGACGGGATGATGCGGGGGGTGGGGCGCAACATCAGTGCGCGGGGCATGTTCGTGGAGGTGCGCGACTCGGTGGGCCTGGGCGAGAAGCTCAAGGTCACCTTCGCGGGCGAGGACGGCACGGAGATGACCTGCCTGTGCGAGGTCCGCTACCAGGTGGCCCTGGCCTTCGGGCGCAAGGACGGGCGCGAGGGCAGCAGCCGCGGCGTGGGGCTGCGAATCGTGGCCTACGAGACGCAGGACGACGCGCCGCTGCTCCTCGTGGACCGCGAGCGGGTGATGCACTGA